A DNA window from Streptomyces canus contains the following coding sequences:
- a CDS encoding DUF475 domain-containing protein, translating into MILKTFRWAFAVTALGLAAGVLYDGWAAFGIVAILAVLEISLSFDNAVVNAGILKKMNAFWQKIFLTVGVLIAVFGMRLVFPVVIVAITAKLNPYDAVQLAVTDKDRYQQLVTDAHPAIAAFGGMFLLMIFLDFIFEDRDIKWLAWLERPLAKLGKVDMLSVCIALVVLLVTAFTFATHAHQHGGAHADKAQTVLISGISGLITYMVVGGLSGYFENKLEEDEEREEGAEHSGGTGSPVMLAGRAAFFMFLYLEVLDASFSFDGVIGAFAITNDIVLMALGLGIGAMYVRSLTVYLVRQGTLDDYVYLEHGAHYAIGALAVILMVTIQYQINEIITGLVGVVLIGWSFWSSVRRNNALAAAEGATETDSAPAP; encoded by the coding sequence GTGATATTGAAGACCTTTCGCTGGGCGTTCGCGGTCACCGCGCTCGGCCTGGCCGCAGGAGTGCTGTACGACGGCTGGGCCGCGTTCGGCATCGTGGCGATCCTGGCCGTGCTGGAGATCTCGCTGTCGTTCGACAACGCGGTGGTCAACGCCGGAATCCTGAAGAAGATGAACGCCTTCTGGCAGAAGATCTTCCTCACGGTCGGCGTGCTGATCGCCGTGTTCGGTATGCGGCTGGTCTTCCCGGTCGTGATCGTCGCCATCACCGCGAAGCTCAATCCGTACGACGCGGTCCAGCTGGCCGTGACCGACAAGGACCGTTACCAGCAGCTGGTGACCGACGCGCACCCGGCGATCGCCGCGTTCGGTGGCATGTTCCTGCTGATGATCTTCCTTGACTTCATCTTCGAGGACCGGGACATCAAGTGGCTGGCCTGGCTGGAGCGGCCGCTGGCCAAGCTCGGCAAGGTCGACATGCTGTCGGTCTGCATTGCCCTGGTCGTCCTGCTGGTCACCGCGTTCACCTTCGCGACCCACGCCCACCAGCACGGCGGCGCCCACGCCGACAAGGCGCAGACCGTCCTGATCTCGGGTATCTCGGGTCTGATCACCTACATGGTCGTCGGGGGCCTGTCCGGCTACTTCGAGAACAAACTCGAAGAGGACGAGGAACGCGAGGAAGGAGCCGAACACTCCGGCGGGACCGGATCACCGGTCATGCTGGCAGGCCGAGCGGCGTTCTTCATGTTCCTCTATCTCGAGGTTCTCGACGCCTCGTTCTCCTTCGACGGCGTGATCGGCGCGTTCGCCATCACCAACGACATCGTCCTGATGGCGCTGGGCCTCGGCATCGGCGCGATGTACGTCCGGTCCCTGACCGTGTACCTGGTCCGCCAGGGCACCCTCGACGACTACGTCTACCTGGAGCACGGCGCCCACTACGCGATCGGCGCCCTCGCGGTGATCCTCATGGTCACCATCCAGTACCAGATCAACGAGATCATCACCGGTCTCGTCGGTGTCGTCCTGATCGGCTGGTCCTTCTGGTCCTCCGTGCGCCGCAACAACGCCCTCGCGGCGGCCGAGGGGGCGACGGAGACGGACTCGGCGCCGGCGCCGTAG
- a CDS encoding catalase, producing MTDVSGTGPAPADDRKVLTNRQGHPVHDNQNQRTVGARGPATLENYQFLEKISHFDRERIPERVVHARGVTAYGYFESYGAWGEEPISRYTRAKLFQDRGKRTDLAVRFSTVIGGRDSSEAARDPRGFAVKFYTEDGNWDLVGNNLGVFFIRDAIKFPDVIHALKPDPVTFEQQPRRIFDFMSQTPESMHMLVNLFSPRGIPADYRHMQGFGVNTYKWVNAEGETKLVKYHWMPKLGVRSMTEEDAANVQADSLGHATKDLYEAVARGEYPEWELLVQMMDDHDHPELDFDPLDDTKTWPEQEFPPKPVGRMVLDRMPDNFFAENEQISFGTGVLVDGLDFSDDKMLVGRTFSYSDTQRHRVGPNYLQLPVNQAKNADVRTNQRDGQMTYHVDGAGENPHVNYEPSITGGLREAQYPTHDEQGPEIHGRLTRKRIPRTNDYLQAGQRYLLLEEWERDDLVKNLTDLIAQCDRPVQERMVWHFLLVENDLGLRVGEGLGISPEDVAGLEPLAGQDLTDEDRKRLSNLGKNPPRDVEGLTMTHCVPDERHVVTR from the coding sequence ATGACCGATGTGTCCGGTACCGGTCCCGCTCCGGCGGACGACCGCAAGGTGCTCACCAACCGCCAGGGCCACCCGGTCCACGACAACCAGAACCAGCGCACCGTCGGCGCCCGCGGGCCCGCCACGCTGGAGAACTACCAGTTCCTGGAGAAGATCAGCCATTTCGACCGGGAACGCATCCCCGAGCGTGTCGTACACGCTCGCGGTGTGACCGCCTACGGCTACTTCGAGTCCTACGGCGCCTGGGGCGAGGAGCCGATCAGCCGGTACACCCGGGCCAAACTGTTCCAGGACCGCGGCAAGCGCACCGACCTGGCCGTTCGCTTCTCCACCGTGATCGGTGGGCGCGACTCCTCCGAGGCCGCCCGTGACCCTCGTGGCTTCGCCGTGAAGTTCTACACCGAGGACGGCAACTGGGACCTGGTGGGCAACAACCTGGGCGTCTTCTTCATCCGGGACGCGATCAAGTTCCCGGACGTCATCCACGCCCTCAAACCCGACCCGGTCACCTTCGAGCAGCAGCCGCGCCGCATCTTCGACTTCATGTCGCAGACACCGGAGTCGATGCACATGCTGGTCAACCTGTTCAGCCCGCGTGGGATCCCCGCGGACTACCGCCACATGCAGGGCTTCGGCGTCAACACCTACAAGTGGGTCAACGCCGAGGGTGAGACCAAGCTGGTCAAGTACCACTGGATGCCCAAGCTGGGCGTCCGCTCGATGACCGAGGAGGACGCCGCCAACGTGCAGGCCGACTCGCTCGGCCACGCCACCAAGGACCTGTACGAGGCGGTCGCCCGCGGGGAGTACCCCGAGTGGGAGCTGCTGGTCCAGATGATGGACGACCACGACCACCCCGAGCTGGACTTCGACCCGCTCGACGACACCAAGACCTGGCCCGAGCAGGAGTTCCCGCCCAAGCCGGTGGGCCGGATGGTGCTCGACCGGATGCCGGACAACTTCTTCGCCGAGAACGAGCAGATCTCCTTCGGCACCGGCGTCCTCGTCGACGGACTGGACTTCTCCGACGACAAGATGCTGGTGGGCCGGACCTTCTCCTACAGCGACACCCAGCGCCACCGGGTCGGCCCGAACTACCTCCAGCTCCCCGTCAACCAGGCCAAGAACGCCGACGTGCGCACCAACCAGCGCGACGGCCAGATGACGTACCACGTGGACGGCGCGGGCGAGAACCCGCACGTCAACTACGAGCCGTCCATCACCGGAGGCCTGCGCGAGGCGCAGTACCCGACGCACGACGAACAGGGCCCGGAGATCCACGGCCGGCTCACACGCAAGCGCATTCCTCGCACCAACGACTACCTGCAGGCGGGCCAGCGGTACCTGCTCCTGGAGGAGTGGGAGCGCGACGACCTGGTGAAGAACCTCACCGACCTGATCGCCCAGTGCGACCGGCCCGTACAGGAGCGCATGGTGTGGCACTTCCTGCTGGTCGAGAACGACCTGGGCCTGCGGGTCGGCGAGGGGCTCGGAATCAGTCCGGAGGACGTCGCCGGGCTTGAGCCGCTGGCCGGCCAGGACCTCACCGACGAGGACCGCAAGCGGTTGTCGAACCTCGGCAAGAACCCTCCGCGCGATGTCGAGGGCCTGACCATGACCCACTGCGTCCCCGACGAGCGGCACGTCGTGACCCGCTGA
- a CDS encoding TioE family transcriptional regulator, with product MGEKLQSEGRLRPIDLARGHGLSTQAIRNYEAAGILPAAGRTPHGYRAYTSVHAGALRAFLALVPGHGHRTATSIMRAVNESAAEEAFRLIAESHVQLLDDRRTLEAVERALRDLEAGAVSQAAVAAGPGGTFIGPLAAKLGIRPATLRKWERAGLVRPRRDALTGYRVYDEADVRDARLTHQLRRGGYRLEQIAPLIAQVREAGGLEPLGAALRDWHGRLSARGRAMLAGAAELEAYLRERG from the coding sequence GTGGGAGAAAAGCTTCAAAGCGAGGGTCGGCTCAGGCCGATCGATCTGGCGCGCGGGCACGGTCTGTCGACCCAGGCGATCAGGAACTACGAGGCGGCCGGCATCCTCCCGGCCGCCGGTCGTACGCCGCACGGCTACCGCGCCTACACCTCAGTGCACGCGGGTGCCCTGCGCGCCTTCCTCGCCCTGGTGCCCGGCCACGGCCACCGGACGGCGACGTCGATCATGCGGGCGGTGAACGAGAGCGCTGCAGAGGAGGCGTTCCGTCTCATCGCCGAGAGCCATGTCCAGCTCCTCGACGACCGGCGCACCCTCGAGGCCGTGGAGAGGGCGCTGCGCGACCTGGAGGCCGGCGCGGTGTCCCAGGCCGCCGTGGCGGCGGGGCCCGGCGGCACCTTCATCGGGCCGCTGGCAGCCAAGCTCGGGATCCGGCCCGCGACGCTGCGCAAATGGGAGCGCGCTGGGCTGGTGCGCCCGCGGCGCGACGCGCTGACCGGGTATCGCGTCTACGACGAGGCCGACGTACGGGACGCCCGGCTGACCCATCAGCTCAGGCGGGGCGGCTATCGGCTGGAGCAGATCGCGCCGCTGATCGCGCAGGTGCGGGAGGCCGGAGGGCTGGAGCCGCTGGGCGCCGCACTGCGCGACTGGCACGGCCGGCTGTCCGCCCGCGGACGGGCGATGCTGGCCGGGGCGGCGGAGCTGGAGGCGTACCTCCGCGAACGCGGATGA
- a CDS encoding erythromycin esterase family protein, translating into MATDIKDTAQAVDAAAVMGLLPARPRLLALGEPTHGEDTLLELRNELFRQLVEQEGYRTIAIESDCMRGLVVDDYVTSGTGTLDEVMEHGFSHGWGVCAANRELVRWMRAHNEGRPVTERLRFAGFDGPLEISAAASPRQALIALHGYLAARVDADLLPCTAETLDHLLGADDRWTDPAVMRDPSRSVGQSAEAGRLRLLADDLVTLLDVRTPHLITATSRDDWERARLYGRTATGLLRYHHSMADTSPTRMTRLCALRDSMMAHNLLAVAARGPALVHAHNSHLQREESAMQTWEGRVEWWSAGALVTARLGAEYAFVATALGTIRHQGVDTPPPDTVEGLLYALPEDPCLIDARQLATALADTPPAPRESPWFGYAPLDPAHLAACDGLVFVKDALRS; encoded by the coding sequence ATGGCGACTGACATCAAGGACACCGCCCAGGCCGTCGACGCTGCCGCCGTCATGGGACTGCTCCCGGCCCGGCCCCGGCTGCTCGCCCTCGGCGAGCCCACCCACGGCGAGGACACCCTGCTCGAACTGCGCAACGAGCTCTTCCGCCAGCTCGTCGAGCAGGAGGGCTACCGGACCATCGCGATCGAGAGCGACTGCATGAGGGGCCTGGTGGTGGACGACTACGTCACCTCGGGCACAGGCACCCTCGACGAGGTGATGGAGCACGGATTCAGCCACGGCTGGGGCGTCTGTGCGGCCAACCGCGAACTCGTGCGCTGGATGCGCGCTCACAACGAGGGCCGGCCCGTGACCGAGCGGCTCCGCTTCGCCGGCTTCGACGGCCCGCTGGAGATCAGCGCCGCCGCGAGCCCCCGGCAGGCCCTCATCGCACTCCACGGCTACCTGGCGGCCCGGGTGGACGCGGATCTGCTCCCCTGCACCGCGGAGACGCTCGACCACCTGCTCGGCGCCGACGACCGGTGGACCGATCCCGCCGTGATGAGGGACCCGTCCCGGTCCGTCGGGCAGTCGGCCGAAGCGGGCCGACTGCGTCTGCTCGCCGACGATCTGGTGACGCTGCTCGACGTCCGGACACCCCACCTGATCACGGCGACCTCCCGGGACGACTGGGAGCGGGCGCGCCTGTACGGCCGCACCGCGACCGGCCTGTTGCGCTACCACCACTCGATGGCCGACACCTCACCGACCCGCATGACGCGCCTGTGCGCGCTGCGGGATTCGATGATGGCCCACAACCTCCTCGCCGTCGCCGCCCGGGGCCCGGCACTCGTCCATGCCCACAACTCCCATCTGCAGCGGGAGGAGAGCGCGATGCAGACGTGGGAAGGGCGGGTGGAGTGGTGGAGCGCCGGTGCGCTGGTGACCGCCCGACTCGGCGCGGAGTACGCCTTCGTGGCCACGGCTCTCGGCACGATCCGGCACCAGGGAGTGGACACACCGCCGCCGGACACCGTCGAAGGACTCCTGTACGCCCTCCCGGAGGACCCCTGCCTCATCGACGCCCGGCAGCTGGCCACCGCACTCGCCGACACACCGCCCGCGCCCCGTGAGTCCCCCTGGTTCGGCTACGCCCCGCTCGACCCGGCCCACTTGGCCGCCTGCGACGGCCTCGTGTTCGTCAAGGACGCCCTGCGGAGCTAG
- a CDS encoding diacylglycerol/lipid kinase family protein: MNEVEPDGSGTAARTLARLALLCLAGVVTAVVAAGRWLLPLLGLVGLALAGAGIWWALAHRGVARVCGALLAVAAPVAVLVLYAVSGLWPFAAAALGLWAAALACARSALRRLRSPRGMHSHPVRPPRRPVLIMNPLSGGGKVAEHGLVERAEALGARVILLDVADSPDPAALARQAVAEGADLLGVAGGDGTQALVAAVAAEHEVPFVVLAAGTHNHFAMDLGLDRDDPASGLKALSHGVEIRVDLGDVAGRPFVNTVSFGMYAEIVQKPEYREAKASTTLELLPDLLAGEAGAQLTATADDQRLEAPHALLVSNNPYVQAGPMGVGRRSHLDGGRLGVISLRIEGAAQAAELALRGERASGITSLTSRRVVVEADAETIPVAVDGEALLLPQPVVCTVRPKALRVRVPRNRPGAPYTAPSVDWRRVVRLALERTPFPAVKNQEQSDA, from the coding sequence ATGAATGAGGTGGAGCCGGACGGCTCCGGTACCGCGGCGCGGACGCTGGCCCGGCTGGCTCTGCTCTGTCTGGCAGGGGTGGTCACGGCGGTCGTGGCCGCGGGCCGGTGGCTGCTCCCGCTGCTGGGGCTGGTGGGGCTCGCCCTGGCCGGCGCGGGTATCTGGTGGGCTCTGGCACATCGGGGTGTGGCGCGTGTGTGCGGCGCCCTGCTGGCAGTCGCCGCGCCTGTCGCCGTCCTGGTCCTGTACGCGGTGTCCGGCCTGTGGCCGTTCGCGGCGGCGGCGCTGGGCCTGTGGGCGGCGGCACTGGCCTGCGCGAGAAGCGCACTGCGTCGGTTGCGGTCACCCCGCGGCATGCACTCGCATCCGGTCCGGCCGCCCCGCAGACCGGTGCTGATCATGAATCCGCTGTCGGGCGGCGGAAAGGTCGCCGAGCACGGCCTTGTGGAGCGGGCCGAGGCGTTGGGCGCCCGGGTGATCCTGCTCGACGTGGCCGACAGCCCCGATCCGGCGGCGCTGGCTCGCCAGGCCGTCGCGGAGGGCGCGGATCTGCTCGGCGTGGCCGGTGGTGACGGCACCCAGGCTCTGGTGGCGGCGGTGGCCGCCGAACACGAAGTGCCGTTCGTGGTCCTCGCCGCCGGGACCCACAACCACTTCGCGATGGACCTGGGTCTGGACCGCGACGATCCGGCAAGCGGTCTCAAGGCTCTCTCCCACGGCGTGGAGATCCGTGTCGATCTGGGCGACGTGGCGGGTCGGCCCTTCGTGAACACGGTCTCGTTCGGGATGTACGCGGAGATCGTGCAGAAGCCCGAGTACCGCGAGGCCAAGGCGTCCACCACTCTCGAACTGCTGCCGGACCTGCTGGCCGGCGAGGCCGGAGCACAGCTGACCGCCACGGCGGACGACCAGCGCCTCGAAGCCCCGCACGCGCTGCTGGTGAGCAACAATCCCTACGTGCAGGCCGGCCCGATGGGCGTCGGACGAAGATCCCACCTGGACGGAGGCCGACTCGGTGTGATCAGTCTGCGGATCGAGGGCGCGGCGCAGGCCGCCGAACTCGCGCTGCGGGGCGAACGCGCCAGCGGGATCACCTCCTTGACCTCGCGTCGGGTGGTCGTCGAGGCCGACGCGGAGACCATCCCGGTGGCCGTGGACGGCGAAGCGCTGCTGCTGCCCCAGCCGGTCGTGTGCACCGTACGCCCCAAGGCACTGCGGGTTCGGGTACCGAGAAACCGTCCCGGCGCGCCGTACACTGCCCCGTCCGTCGACTGGCGCCGTGTCGTCCGACTGGCCCTCGAACGGACTCCCTTCCCGGCTGTCAAGAACCAGGAGCAGAGCGATGCTTGA
- a CDS encoding DUF4097 family beta strand repeat-containing protein, translating into MKAMPTRRRTRLMVVLALLPLAGACSDDDGGESGGPQAEGTFRVAGSGDHLMIATDNGLRLRPADGRGVTVDDRVDEHWSHRGKLWTLDLSCADRIAGDEGCPRMPYVEIPDAVSVTATARNAGVDVAGVAAALDITTVNGDVTVTRSGRDDADIRLSTRNGSVRATSVTAERVHAATTNGDVVVGCAAVPSGVSAATVNGSVDVTVPHDSPAYRVTASTDNGRATVAVPAQRADRNHTMTLTTINGDVDARRD; encoded by the coding sequence ATGAAGGCGATGCCGACACGGCGCCGGACGCGCCTGATGGTGGTTCTGGCGCTGCTGCCTCTCGCCGGGGCGTGCAGCGACGACGACGGCGGGGAATCCGGCGGCCCGCAGGCGGAGGGAACCTTCCGCGTGGCGGGCTCCGGTGACCACCTGATGATCGCCACCGACAACGGCCTGCGGCTGCGCCCGGCCGACGGCCGCGGCGTCACCGTCGACGACCGCGTCGACGAGCACTGGTCCCATCGCGGGAAGCTGTGGACGCTCGACCTGTCGTGCGCCGACCGGATCGCGGGTGACGAGGGCTGCCCGCGGATGCCGTACGTGGAAATCCCCGACGCTGTGAGCGTCACGGCCACCGCCCGCAACGCCGGCGTCGACGTGGCGGGCGTCGCCGCCGCGCTGGACATCACGACCGTCAACGGCGATGTGACGGTGACCCGTTCCGGACGCGACGACGCCGACATACGGCTGTCCACCCGCAACGGCTCGGTGCGCGCGACGAGCGTGACAGCGGAGCGGGTGCACGCGGCAACCACGAACGGCGACGTGGTGGTGGGATGTGCCGCGGTCCCGTCGGGCGTCAGCGCCGCGACCGTCAACGGCTCGGTCGACGTCACCGTGCCCCACGACAGCCCGGCCTACCGGGTCACCGCCTCCACCGACAACGGCCGCGCCACGGTGGCCGTCCCGGCACAGCGCGCCGACCGGAACCACACCATGACGCTGACCACGATCAACGGCGACGTCGACGCCCGCCGGGACTGA
- a CDS encoding SpoIIE family protein phosphatase, which yields MTGAEDAATPGRPPTAIPAAGLTGTLEAIGTAAYVVDEEGRVIAVNSYAEQLLARPAAEFLGRDAHDLLHRDAHGHPLPRSRCDMRQAFHAGHTAQAEGDHFECGDGSLLPVSWLITPYVVDGREAGTLVLVHAQRPRETVRRPETAPNALPELERLALLAETTTRLTSTLDAEETLRRLVALVVPRLADWAVVDLITERDEVWRTAVVHAENDTLVHHEDLQGPMPPVPEDSPMPLSRALRGVASTLAGPQTYRQEPDSGIAVEQHRLFEATGIRSAAIAPIRSTRAVLGALTLGRAKNPADFTTADLPLIEDIARRAGLALDNARLYQRQRKVAETMQNHLLPQMPRVPGLQMTARYLPAPDASQVGGDWYDAFSLSDGATALAVGDVVGHDLEAAAGMAQLRNMLRAYAWAHQEPPSRIVARLDEAVMHITDVTMATTIFARIEERDDGHWELSWTNAGHPPPLLISHDGLARYLTDGHGILLGTGVRTPRTDATAPLPPGSTLLLYTDGLIEAPGQTLDEGLQRLRRHAAALAHRPLASFTDQVLRRVRHVTNDDDVALLAVRAPIRT from the coding sequence ATGACAGGCGCGGAGGACGCGGCGACCCCCGGGAGACCACCCACGGCCATACCCGCCGCCGGGCTCACCGGGACCTTGGAGGCCATCGGTACCGCGGCGTACGTCGTGGACGAGGAAGGCCGCGTCATCGCCGTCAACTCCTACGCCGAACAACTGCTGGCCCGGCCCGCCGCGGAGTTCCTCGGCCGCGACGCGCACGACCTGCTGCACCGGGACGCCCACGGCCACCCCTTGCCGAGGAGCCGGTGCGACATGCGGCAGGCCTTCCACGCCGGGCACACCGCCCAGGCCGAGGGGGACCACTTCGAGTGCGGGGACGGCTCCTTGCTGCCCGTGTCGTGGCTGATCACGCCGTACGTCGTGGACGGCCGGGAAGCCGGCACGCTCGTGCTCGTCCACGCCCAGCGCCCGCGGGAGACCGTCAGACGACCGGAGACGGCGCCCAATGCGCTGCCGGAACTCGAGCGGCTCGCGCTGCTGGCCGAGACCACCACCCGGCTGACGTCCACTCTCGACGCCGAGGAGACGCTGCGCCGGCTGGTGGCCCTGGTGGTGCCCCGGCTTGCGGACTGGGCCGTCGTCGACTTGATCACCGAGCGCGACGAGGTGTGGCGTACCGCCGTCGTCCACGCGGAGAACGACACCCTGGTGCACCACGAGGATCTTCAGGGACCGATGCCGCCGGTCCCGGAGGATTCTCCGATGCCCCTGTCCAGAGCCCTGCGCGGGGTCGCCTCGACTCTGGCCGGCCCCCAGACCTACCGGCAGGAACCGGATTCCGGCATCGCGGTGGAACAGCACCGCCTGTTCGAGGCCACCGGAATCCGCTCCGCCGCCATCGCCCCCATCCGCAGCACACGCGCGGTCCTGGGCGCACTGACCCTGGGCCGCGCCAAGAATCCAGCGGATTTCACCACCGCCGACCTCCCCCTGATAGAGGACATCGCCCGCCGCGCCGGCCTGGCCCTGGACAACGCGCGTCTGTACCAGCGTCAGCGCAAGGTCGCCGAGACCATGCAGAACCACCTGCTGCCCCAGATGCCGCGGGTGCCCGGACTGCAGATGACGGCCCGCTACCTGCCGGCTCCCGACGCCTCACAGGTCGGCGGCGACTGGTACGACGCCTTCTCCCTCTCCGACGGCGCCACCGCGCTGGCGGTCGGAGACGTCGTCGGCCACGACCTGGAGGCCGCGGCCGGCATGGCACAACTGCGCAACATGCTCCGCGCCTACGCCTGGGCCCACCAGGAACCGCCGAGCCGGATCGTCGCCCGGCTCGACGAGGCGGTCATGCACATCACCGACGTCACCATGGCCACCACGATCTTCGCCCGGATCGAGGAGCGGGACGACGGCCACTGGGAACTGTCCTGGACCAACGCCGGCCACCCGCCGCCCCTCCTGATCAGCCACGACGGCCTGGCCCGCTACCTGACCGACGGCCACGGCATCCTCCTGGGCACCGGAGTCCGTACCCCCCGTACCGACGCGACCGCCCCGCTGCCGCCCGGCTCCACGCTGCTGCTGTACACCGACGGCCTGATCGAGGCGCCCGGACAGACCCTCGACGAGGGCCTGCAGCGCCTGCGCAGACACGCCGCCGCCCTCGCCCACCGCCCTCTGGCCTCCTTCACCGACCAGGTGCTGCGCCGGGTCCGGCACGTCACCAACGACGACGACGTCGCCCTCCTCGCCGTACGAGCACCCATCCGAACATGA
- a CDS encoding response regulator — translation MTTPAASPIDVLLVEDDPGDELMTREAFEDNKIGNTLHVVRDGEEALDFLYRRGDHTDAPRPDLILLDLNLPKYDGRQVLEKIKSDPELSHIPVVVLTTSAAEEDILRSYKLHANAYVTKPVDLDQFIAAVRQIDDFFVQVVRLPRHF, via the coding sequence ATGACCACCCCCGCCGCCAGCCCCATCGACGTGCTCCTCGTCGAGGACGACCCCGGCGACGAGCTGATGACTCGTGAGGCCTTCGAGGACAACAAGATCGGCAACACGCTCCACGTGGTCCGGGACGGCGAGGAAGCACTGGACTTCCTCTACCGACGCGGCGACCACACGGACGCGCCGCGGCCCGACCTGATCCTCCTCGACCTCAACCTCCCCAAGTACGACGGCCGTCAGGTCCTGGAGAAGATCAAGTCCGACCCGGAGCTGTCCCACATCCCGGTCGTCGTCCTCACCACCTCCGCAGCCGAGGAGGACATCCTGCGCAGCTACAAGCTCCACGCGAACGCCTATGTCACCAAGCCGGTGGACCTGGACCAGTTCATCGCCGCGGTCCGCCAGATCGACGACTTCTTCGTCCAGGTCGTCCGACTGCCACGCCACTTCTGA
- a CDS encoding chitosanase: MGAATCGAMFSPPRAAAAPAAAVGLDDPAKKEIAMKLVSSAENSSLDWKAQYKYIEDIGDGRGYTAGIIGFCSGTGDMLDLVELYADRKPGNVLARYLPALRRVDGSDSHDGLDPNFPDDWRKAARDTVFQQAQNDERDRVYFNPAVRQGKTDGLRVLGQFAYYDAIVMHGDGGDATSFSSIRRRALRQAKPPAQGGDETTYLNAFLDARVWAMKQEEAHSDTSRVDTAQRVFLRQGNFDLNPPLDWKVYGDSYRIG; encoded by the coding sequence ATGGGAGCGGCGACCTGCGGCGCCATGTTCAGCCCCCCGCGCGCCGCGGCAGCGCCCGCGGCCGCCGTGGGCCTCGACGACCCCGCGAAGAAGGAGATCGCCATGAAGCTGGTGTCGAGCGCGGAGAACTCCTCGCTCGACTGGAAGGCGCAGTACAAGTACATCGAGGACATAGGTGACGGCCGCGGCTACACCGCCGGCATCATCGGCTTCTGCTCCGGCACCGGAGACATGCTCGACCTCGTCGAGCTGTACGCCGACCGCAAACCCGGCAACGTCCTCGCCAGGTATCTGCCGGCACTGCGCCGCGTCGACGGCAGCGACTCGCACGACGGCCTGGACCCGAACTTCCCCGACGACTGGCGCAAGGCCGCCCGGGACACGGTGTTCCAGCAGGCGCAGAACGACGAACGCGACCGCGTCTACTTCAACCCCGCCGTCAGGCAGGGCAAGACGGACGGCCTGCGTGTGCTCGGTCAGTTCGCCTACTACGACGCCATCGTCATGCACGGCGACGGCGGCGACGCGACCAGCTTCAGCAGCATCCGCCGCCGGGCCCTGCGCCAGGCCAAGCCCCCGGCGCAGGGCGGCGACGAAACGACGTACCTGAACGCCTTCCTGGACGCACGCGTGTGGGCGATGAAGCAGGAGGAGGCGCACAGCGACACCAGTCGGGTCGACACCGCCCAACGCGTCTTCCTGCGCCAGGGCAACTTCGACCTGAACCCGCCACTGGACTGGAAGGTCTACGGGGACAGCTACCGCATCGGCTGA
- a CDS encoding phosphatase PAP2 family protein has translation MLDRPQPQQRTCRELLRDLAALDQALYEAVTVTRTPALDYALRRLSAAADHSKISFTIAGLLALCPGRPRRAAALGVAAIGVASASANMLGKRLVRRPRPHRAEDSPFPGRHVPMPESASFPSGHTASAVAFAAAVGPALPVATVPLGLLACAVGYSRIHTGVHYPGDVVAGAVLGTGAAAAVLAAAGWQGRGGGGFRPSRPTR, from the coding sequence ATGCTTGACCGACCGCAGCCCCAACAGCGAACCTGCCGCGAGCTGTTGCGGGATCTCGCCGCCCTCGACCAGGCGCTGTACGAGGCCGTGACGGTCACCAGGACACCGGCCCTGGACTACGCCCTGCGCCGGCTGTCGGCCGCGGCGGACCACTCCAAGATCTCGTTCACGATCGCCGGACTGCTCGCCCTGTGCCCCGGGCGACCCCGGCGTGCCGCCGCCCTCGGAGTCGCGGCCATCGGTGTCGCCTCGGCGAGCGCGAACATGCTCGGCAAGCGCCTGGTACGCCGACCGCGTCCGCACCGGGCCGAGGACTCGCCGTTTCCGGGGCGGCACGTGCCGATGCCGGAGTCCGCGTCCTTCCCCTCGGGGCACACGGCGTCCGCGGTCGCCTTCGCGGCGGCGGTGGGGCCCGCGCTTCCCGTCGCCACGGTGCCGCTGGGCCTGTTGGCCTGCGCGGTGGGCTACTCGCGGATCCACACCGGGGTGCACTATCCGGGCGACGTGGTCGCCGGTGCCGTACTGGGCACCGGAGCGGCGGCCGCGGTCCTCGCGGCCGCCGGCTGGCAGGGACGGGGCGGGGGCGGTTTCCGCCCCTCACGGCCGACCCGCTGA
- a CDS encoding DUF5133 domain-containing protein, with protein MLMAHPALLTDLLERYEALRVLHAEEGSAGARQRLEDVSYTLCIATGTRDIDSALAAARRQLSGARPDDDALMADA; from the coding sequence ATGCTCATGGCCCACCCCGCCCTGCTGACCGACCTGCTCGAGCGCTACGAGGCGCTGCGTGTTCTGCACGCGGAGGAGGGCAGCGCCGGGGCGCGTCAGCGCCTCGAGGATGTGTCCTACACCTTGTGCATCGCCACGGGCACCCGTGACATCGACTCCGCCCTGGCAGCTGCCCGCCGTCAGCTGTCCGGCGCCCGCCCCGACGACGACGCACTGATGGCGGACGCGTGA